Below is a window of Pagrus major chromosome 21, Pma_NU_1.0 DNA.
AGCCAAAATCTCCTTGGTGATGtcatgcttcacacacacatgccatcACTCAGTCTGCTGTGGACTGCAGCTTACATCCTGCGGCTCCAGTGGCTCTATCATCGGTGCATCATCCGCTCTGGGTGAGCGCACAGGGGACGACGAGAGCCTCTTCTCCCATTCGGTCAGGCCCGGCGTGCTGCTGCCCGTCTCCAGGAAGGAGCGCTTCAGTTCGCTGATGTTGGTCTGGTGCTTGACCATCTCTGCCGGAGACGCGGTGTCCTATAGTAGCCGGTCAACCATGACATAAGGAGATGAGGCCAGGAGCAGCGCGGAGGGAACGACGGCCATGCTTTATGTACGAAACGGTAGCTTGCATATCCAATgaattaccaaaaaaaaataaaaatgcagttcTGAAATGGTCAACCAATGCAGACCTAAATCAACTGCATTTGTTAACAGGCCTGTTTAGGAGGCTGTGCAGGCTTCCTGTGCAACAGCTCACACAAACtgcaacacaacagcaaaaaaagtCCACCAACATTGCAGCTGCAACGAAAAGGAGTAGCAGCTCGTACTTAAATGCTAAGGAAGCATTTAGGACTAGCTTAATCCAATGATAACAAATGATTTCATGCATAGATTCACAGATTTAGTTTTACAGGTTTAGTTAAACACAACACTCCCAAATCTGGTTAGAAGTTAAAACCTCCACTGAATTAAGTTTAATTTCTGTTGCTTTATTTCTCACAAAGATTTATTTGGATGCTCACAGCAAAAAAATCTGTTAGATAAAATTGCAATCTCTCTTTACTGGCAGGTTAAATGTATATGATATCACTTAAGAATCTTCATACAAGAAGCACCTGCATGCATATCTCAGTCATGCATTGTTTTCTTACCAACCTCTAGCATCAGATTACTATGCTTGATAAAAACGTTTTCCCCTTTAACTCGTCTTATGAAACTATACTGTAAAGacaaaagaggggagaggaatTGTAGTTAAAGGTACTGTGCTGTGTCAAATTTAAATTCTTGTTAGGAGAATCTGGGAGCTTTGTCTCCTACATTGTGGCATAAGTCAACTTAATTAAgagtcacaataaaagccatgGATTAGAAAAACCCTGAAAACTGTGAAATCTGACTCTTGGGAGCCCCAACAGAAACAGAATTATGAACACGACTCCACCATTTACACACTAAAGCACTTGAGAAATGAGCTGGAATGACGTGTTTAGAAGCAGCGACAGCTTTGCAGCAGCAGTCTGTGAAGTGAATTCAGGCAACAGTGAATGGTCAGTCTGGTGTGTGGTGTGATAGTGAGTGTCAACAACAGAAGCAGTAGCAGGCAAACCAAGGCGGAGAGACGGCACAAAGTGACTGATGGCGGATGTTTGAGTAGCTCAGTGCATCTGgtggtagtgttgttgtgatgcaCTGAGCTGGGCCATGAAGCGAGCCCAGTGTACCTGAGTCCGCATCTCAGAGTCGTCATCCGCTTCCGACTGACAGCGagtaaagaggaggaggagaagagaacaTGAGATAAGGAGGAAAAGGGTTTCATTAAGAGACACAAAATCAGGTGAagggaaaagagaaagtgaggaAGGAGGGGCAGCAAGCAGACAAGTAAGAAAGGGGTAAAAGGATGGTGCTTGtataaagaaagtaaatagTTTTGTGACAGAAATTGAGCATCTGCTAAACTTCTCCACATGTGGAAGTGGTGTGATAGAGTCACAATAAAAGTGACACTCTGAGTATGGAGGGTGTCTTTATCCCTTTTCATAAGAAAAAGTATAAGGAGTAGATTCAACAACATGACTGCCAGCTGTAACGTAGGCTGCGACTCATTTGCAGCTAATTTACCACCTGTGGTTGAGTGGTACTTCCAAAGCCAGTCATTATCCAACTTTCTGCAGTAACaagatgtgtaaaaaaaaaaccaacaagaCAGTTTAAGAAGAGCACATCCACCATGTAGTCGTTCCACACTGTTTAAAAGTCAGTCTAGACTAATGTTAGCAGCTCTATCTTGCTCTTATTTGTAACATTATTTGGGGAAGTTTACACTTCAGCCACCCCAGCTGATGTTACCAGAGATGGAGCTGCTTTTGCTGAATAGTCACACcatttgaaaatacaaacaaatatgCAAGCTAAACAGCTAAACAGGACTATGTTAGAATGAAATTACAGTCTGATCTTACATCTTTCCTACAATGATACAAGGATGCTGACTGTTCAAGCTAATTAACTTCCCTCCTACAGTCAAGTGTTAATTCTAAAGCCGAGTATAGTACAGCAATAAATAACTACATTAGACTTTTAAAATCCTGTTAATGGTGTAGTGTAGTTTAGGCTAAAGTTGGCAGCTCTATCTCGCCAATAATGTAATGTTTACACTCCCACACCCACAGCCAACATTACCAGAGATGGGCACAATCTTTACAAAAAAAGTTCTCATCCTAAAACGATCTACCCTTCTAACCATCTAAAGCAAAATAAACTGTTCGAAAATTACAAGCAAGTATGTAAGCTAAGCGGCTAAACAAGGTTATGTCAGTATAAACTTACAGTCTGATCGTACATTTCCCCTTTTAATAATCACAATGGCCTTTACAGACCGTTTGCCTGACACATGCAGCTTCAGTCTTTAAGTTCGAGATTATATTTGTTGCCTTCACCTGCCTATTTACGACACCTTTCATAAGATTCTCACTAGAAAATCAAAGGTTACTGGCTGAAAATGAGAAGTCTGATTTTGTCTACCTTAGTCTGAAAGTCCCTGCCACCATGATGTAAACTGTATTATGTGCTGTGTGAGAATAAAAAAAGCTTGACAAGTGTAGCAACTTTAACTAGGAGGGCGAGGTTTAGCGAACAGTCAAGACCCAGAACTTCTCGGTTTTGTTCCAGATGAAAACCTCATTCAAAATCCCACACCACGATATGTTTAGTGAAGGATATAAAACTGTTGTTAAAtcaatattgatgtttttagCTGTCCTTAACAAACACTATTTGCAATCAGACCTAGACTTCGACAGCTCAACCGAAGAAGCAAGTCAATGAGTGAGTTGAGGGGTCGCAGTTAGCTCAAAGCTTTAAGACAGCAGAGATTATATGTAGGAAGTTGAAATAATGACTTGACAAAGTGACTGTTCTTAAACTTTGTTAAAATCAATGCTGATTTAACTTAATATATGGAAAGTAAACACCAGGAAaggaaaattaaagaaattCTAAATGAAAGATTACATCAAGTTGTTGACATGACGTCAGGGGACTTCGGCTCTCTATTTGAATGTGTAGCCGGTGGAAAAGACATGTtgatatacatataaagtgttTTACAGACAAAGACGAAAACAATAACTAAATGAGCACAAAAAGACAATAAGGCATGCGTCACATGCAGGACTTCaagttcatgtgtttttttacaccTATGACTCAGCAtcactttcttcctcttctacGTCAGGACTTTTTTCATGCTTTATATATAAAACGTCTTTACACGCTGTACAAACCTCTGTGGCGGTCATCTCTCCATCAAAGGCAAAGTCAGTTTGTTCGCTGTCAGTCTGCTTTCACAAACAGACCAAAACCGTTCCAAGCAGCAGACAAAGAAAACGACAAGAACCCAACTTGTAAACCCTTGAAAATGCATTCATCGTCAACAGAGATCCTCATAACCACAAATGGAACGAATGGAAATGCACTGGTCGTTTCTGTCAGCTACACGTTATCAGACACTACGCTACAGAAAAGGTTaggaaaagaacaacaaaaagaaacaaaaaagcaaatgaaaaataagcaaGCAAAACAGACTCAGAGGAAGTTTAAACCTTCGGTCAGTCACTTTGACGTGTAAATTTGCTTTGGATTTGGACAGGGCTCAGTCCTTgggtatatttttttttattcattacaAGTCAGTGAAACATTTGCTGTGTTGTTGCTGGTCAAGCAACActggataataaaaaaaattcgATTTGACAATTTTGAACAGTAACCTGACTTTCAggccctcccccctcctctccatgCATGTTGACACTGGAGGTGATCTGGATGCATCTACAGTAACTGTCTCTCTGCATCACAGCATGCATTACATTACACTGATCACTTGTGATTCAAAAGGGGTGTTGCTTCAGGGGAAAAACATCTCATTTTGGCACTCAACTGTAAGCTGCTTTTAGCCCTTTATAGCAGAACttcaatttaaatttttaatgttaattagTGCTGCTTTGCTTGACTCAGATAGCAATGCAGAGAGACTGAGTGCAATGATAAATATGGAAGTGTTTCCATGCAGCTGGTGTTGATCTTGTAGCAGTCactttctaaaatgtaaatccaTGAATGTGGATACTATCACTGAGAGGGGTTAGGcacaaattatgtttttaaatatgagGTTTGTTGAAAGATTAGTGACCAAATGAAGAAAGGTGACCTCTTCAAATCCTCATTATATCTAATAAACACGGTCAGTCAAACGTGAAAATATATTCATGATGAACTGTTTCACACTGCAGCATGACAGAGAGACTACTTCATGGTTATTTGTTAGTGATGCTGCATAAAGCTTGTGCTAAAATATGTCAAAAGTAGTCAAATTTCAGGCTGATGTGagtaaaaagtgtaaaataGTGCACAATATTTGTGTCTAACCCTCTCATAAAGTAAATGCAAGCTGATCAAACATGAAATGGCGAGACTTGCAGGTTCATCTCTGTATACTTGTGATGTTGATGAGGATGTAGTCTACAGGATGAGAGTGTGACCGGGCAGAGATGAGGTTCTGAAAGTAGGAGAACTGACAGACACTGGGACAGACACAGTCTCCAGGTCGGCTCTGAACTGGTGAAACAGCAGAGCGAGATACAGGACAGGATAAGGGGTTAACCGTTATAATGAACTGTTACTCTATGCCAGAGGCGGGTACTGGAACATACAGgcgtacgcacacacacacacctcctcttcctctgaacTGTCATGGTCATGGTAGCCCTGGGCTATGGAGGCGGTCAGGGAGGCTGCCTTGGGCTCCAGGTAGCAGAGGCACAGCGCCAGGGGGAAGGAGAGGGTGAGGGCGTAGGGGAcggagaaggaggtggagagcaggaagaagaagatgaagaggaagcaTGGGATGAGCGATGGGGACTTAATGGGCAGGAAGTTCTGAGCGCACTCAGGGAGGAAGCGCATCTCCGACAGATCGGGGAAGGTGATGTAGCCGTCGTCGTCCAGGAAGGAGGACAGGTCGGGCAGGTgcaaggagaaggagaagagcgTGCCGCCGCGCCTCTTGCCCTGCTCCAGCCTCTGCTTGCGGGCCGAGAGCAGCAGCACTTGCTCGTCCAGCAGGGCTGCTTTGCGGTCGGCGAGTGCTTGCCGGCGGCGGCGGCCAGGGCTGCTCTTGCCTGGACTGACCGACGAGGCCCGTTTACGCGCGTTCTCCCTGCGCCTCCGCCGTAATTTGGTCGATGTAACAGGAGATGAGGGGAGTGAGAGCTCATTGCGGAGGGGGTCGGTTGTGTGTACACGAGGGGAGCACTGATAGAGGGAACGAAAAAGATGATGTGTGCGTAAATGGAGAAGAGTGAAGGGGAAGGGGGCGAATAcgcatgagcacacacacaaacgagtATAGTGTGGGGTCAAAGGaaggacaagaaaagaaaagctaatTAGTAAAGCGCACACAAGATGAGAAGCACTTAGGCCTAGTCTACTGCAGTGGGTTAAGCTGAAAGCAACTGGGAGATTCTCATCAGCCATTAAGAAGTCtattaagaaagaaaacaaaactaaaatttcAAAAATGGCTTAAGGAGACAGAGTTGCAGCAGGTTCTAATAAACATCCTCTGCGTCTTTGACAATCTGGTGGAACATTTGTTTATATCACCGAATCCAAAAACAGTTCAAGCCTCTAGAAAAGTTCCTTCACCCAAATTAAAAGCAGCTCTGCCTGTTAGACAGCGGTTTACCTTTGTATCTTGTCTGAGCGGTGTTGCAGGTTCTGGCGTCTCCACCTGAGAGTCCTCCTGCTCCgccttctcttcctctgctttcttcTCTGTCGTTACTGTGGTGATAATGTCCCCCTTGGCGATGACTTTGGCTGCTCCGTCAGCAGCACTGTCCTTCATGAGAGTCTCATGGTTCTCCATGATAGGtgctggaggacagaggacaaagATGGATGTGACAGCGTGGAATCAGTAACGTTTTATGGACACCAATGGTCTGTTTTTAACTCAAGGAAAAATGTGAGCAGTGGAATAAAGGGGTTTATTTGCTCCTGCACATTGTAGCTTTGTCACGGCATTGCAAGTGTGCCAGACATTTTAGCTCTGCAGGCTTTCAGGTGGAAagcacatttttcttcctttttgaaagaaataaaaataggaacaaaaaaaactcaTAGAAACTCGTTACAAAAGGTCTCTGTCATCATTTCCTGTCACAAAAAGCAGAATAGCAGCTTTTAGAGAGAACTCTTTCCCACGCGTTCAGAAAGTCTCGCTAAATAATCATATTTAAAATTAGGAACAGCCACAATGACTCAGTGGAACTTCTAAAACTACCCTTAATTAAAATAAACTGGATAAATAAGTGaaacattttagacattttaacttCAGTGGAACTTGTGGCTGGAcattaatcaaaatcaaatgcTCCTGACCTCCATCTAAGCTGCGGGACATGTTGTAGCGTTTGCTGGAGGAGCGTTCAAAGAACGGAGCAGGTCTGATGATCTGAGAGCTGGCCCTGCGGGTCTGAGCCTGCGTTCTGCCGCTGTAGCGAAACTTGGAGCCGAGGCTCAGGAACTTCTTCGGCGGCACCTCAGGGGATACGAGCCTGTCACAAGTTACAAACACTCACATTAATCacaccagaaataaaaacactgatttaagcTATGCACTGTTAAAGATTAAAACTCCTACTCATTTGAATATTCTCCAGAGAGCCTGCAGGCTTGGCTTGCTACTCAAAAGAACCCAAGAGATCATTTTGTGCTTAAAGCAGCACAAatcagttttgcattttttccaaATGGCAACAACGACTAGCAGCCTGAACACTGTTCCTATTTCACCACAAAGAAATCCTCCACGCAAATTATCAGGAAACTCATGTTTACAAGGCTGGCATGACTGTGATCAATCAACAACAAAGGACTTGAGAAAATTAAGAAGCACATGTTGGCGAATCAAACTCTTAAACCGACAAACtggatatttgttttgttttttttaattaataaaataccCCATGGCAGCTTCAAAGCTGTTTTTCATTACAGTCACAGCTCCTGTATTTCTTACCTGAAGAAGGTGTGGTGCTCAACACAGACCTTCCACAGCCTTTTGGCAGCGCGATGATTTGGAAGCTTGAAACCGATTGTGCTTTCAAACTGCTCAAACTGCAACAGGGACAAAACACTGTGGTCAGAAACGCCTGTTTATTCATTTAGGTTGAATTCCTTTTGTATACATGTATAACATTTTACTAGCTGTTTACATCCACAACTGTAAAAGTGCAACTGTTCAATCAGATCTCAAAAAGATTCATTTAATAATCCTCTGATTCCACGTCCCaaatacatgtttatattttagttCAGTTTATATAAGATCTGCAGCATCAGAGTATTTCCTGAATCATCACAATATTTCCTGATGAAATATCCATAAAGAGAGGAATTGATATTGACTCTAGGGTTGCAACGGTATGATATTTTCAAGGCACGATAACCCTCTGAGAAAATATCATGGCATCAAGGTATTACACcgttattattatcagttacaaaTGGTccttaaagaaatgaaaatagaagtgtctttttggttgaacaaacgCTTTagtataatttcacaaaatttcCTGACATAAAACTTATAGGaactttgaatatatatatttttaataacactaatgTGGTAGAAAAGAAATATACCTTGAAACTGGTATATCGCTGCGACCCTAGTTGGGTCAGACTGAATTCTCTAACCAACAGGAGCACTCATGAGGTGTGGTGCACTTATAAAATTTTGCCAAACAGGAGCTTATTTGATGGCTGCTGTGCAGATCAGGCCTTCACTTAACTGTGAATAAATCTCATTATCATTAGCTATAATGTCATTGTTCTCACCTCGCCAGGCCGGATTTTGATATAGAAGTTGTTCCTCTTGTAGGAGATCTTTAGGATTTTCGGCCAAGCAAACCTGTTGATCCGCAACCTGTCTCTGTAGATGAGCAGACCACTTGCACAAACTCCCAACATGATCTCTACACCCTCAGAGTCCTGGgaacaacacacacgcacaaacaaaaatgagatTAATGAAACTCCTTCACAGTGCGTCACTTAGGTAACACAAGATCCCTGACGACGTCAAAGAAGAAGCCACTGACCACCATAGCTGCTCTTCTTTTTGTGTTCTGCACAACATAAACTCTACAGGATAAATACAGGAGGTTCAGGAGCCAGTGCGCAGCAGGGTAAAGTAGAATTCAACAGAGTCAAGTGTGTGATAATAACGGGGAAAAGCAGGCAGGTGGAGAGTGGAATCAGGCATATGATACTCTTATCTGCTCTACGCAGGCTGTGGTGACGCTGACTACAGACTCAAGGCTGCGAAAGCAACAGTGAAGTCTTGGGAGATGGTGGATGAAGCACAAAATGATGCTCTTCACTGCACAAAGCATGAGATGAGCAGGTGAAACCAATGATGATGTTTTGAGAGGGAAGCTGGTCTAAAGCAGGAACAATCAGTCTTAACAGTTGACATGACTACTTTGGTATGTAACCATGCACGAGTAgacactacacacacacgcaggtaaGCACATGAGATGCAGCCTCTTACCTCTCCCTCAGCTGGAGCCAAGCTTTCATAGAGATTCCCTACCAACTTTGCATTtaatgagagaggagagaagacatatatatttttttcttgtgtatcAAATCTGACTCACAAATCCAACACTGAGCACCGACGTCGGCTCAGTTTGATTAACGCTGCTTCCTCATCTCTGTCATCTCCTCCTTTCTGATCTAAATCTGCAAAGGCAATATCCTCTCTTACGTTCACACCTAAACCCATTTTGACTTTCAAAGCTCTTTTGATAACTGATTGATATCAAGACTGATGACAGCGGTCATGCAGCCGTAATCTAGCCTTCTCTTTACTGCCTGAGTTCTAATGGCGTGTTTGATCCCATCTGGCTGGTGGATTACACACAGCCACCCCTCCATCCCCCCATCCccccatccctccatcccttcaGCCCCCAAATCCACAGAGGCAGCGGTGACATAATGTCAGTCAATCAGCGAAACAGCGGTGGCATGTTAGACTGAGGCATTACTGTGGCAGCCGTGATGTTTTTGAAGCAGCGGTGTTGCGGTAGCAAGCGTCACTGTTGACTGCGTGAGTGGAATGCATTAGTCTCATCTTgcataaaaacaatacaaaaaattatttcaaacatttaatctGCAGATTTCTTGATGCATCTTGGAGACACCCACCATTGCTGGAGTCAGGTTCCAGCACACTGTTTCAGTATACACTACGATTGTTTTGTTTCTATAAAGGTACAGGACTTACATACTGTAGGACTTACATACTACAGTGAAGTTCACAGTGACTAAAAATGTGACAGGAGCAAAAAACGCCCAGAAACTGGTCAGGGTTCTGAgggttaaacaaacaagatataacgtGCTGGAAGGGGGACTTTATGTACTGgcacctttggacagagccaggctagctgtatatctatctatatgtAGTCGTTATGCTAAGATAATAATTTATGACCGTACCTTCATATTTAGCATCCAGAAAATGGAGAGTGATTTCTATCTCCTCATTTCATCCTTGACAAGAAAgctaatgtaatgtaaaactgtacattaaatatttaatttgcatATTTCTCAATATATCTCGGAGACACCTAGAATTAGCGAAGATCTCACACAACATGTAGCTGAatttttataaacaatttaatCGTTTGCCAATGCTAACTTGTGAACTTGGTAGGAAAAAATCCTGATTTATCAACATTATATTAACAAACTAGACAACAGAAGCTTTACGTCTACAGCTATTATGAGACATCTACAGCTATGATGGGCAGTctccaaacaaaacaatttgcCCTAACCGGCTTGGATGCTCTACAGTGAGACATTAGGTTTAGGTTTAATTGTGAGAGACAATACATTTGGGTGTCACCTCTATATGAGGAGTAAAAAAACTAGAGACTTGTTACCTTAGCGTGGTGGAGGTCCACACCATACATGGACAGCTTCTTGGCATTTTCCAGGAAGTGAATCTCTGCATCAGCTGGTGTCATCCCCCTGATAAAAGAGACCAGACGAGGTCAACAAATTTAagtatggcaaaaaaaaaaaaagtaatgctTTCCCACCAGTGTGAATATGCAACACACTAGACAGAGTCCAATAAGATCGAAAACAGGGATAATTCAGTTTTATTGCGTAAAAGCTTTTGAAAATGGTTGTTTTTATGGAACCTTTTAACAGAGTACCATGAGTGCATCCACTTTTAGCAGAGATGGTCTTTAGAGAGACTCTAATCTTTGCACTGTCATTGCCTTGCTCCATCCACTGGACAAGGAGGGACCGCATCAAATTacacacaaatcattttaatacaGGCAGAATGAAGGGCTCAGACAAAGGACAGCCAGCTACATCCAtttacaggaaaacacaaatcCAATATCTGGAGTCATGCTGCCTTTCAGGTCAGATTATTATTCCAGGctgtaaaacattcaaccagGTTGACTGAGGGGCTTAAAGTTGTCAGATTCAGGGTTTAAAGACCCTGAATACCCATTTTCTCAATCAGCTTTATATTATGAGCAACAAGGTCTTATGTGATGTCAAAATTTCTGTTAATgcttaactgtttttttttttttttcacgagataaatatctctctcttttccatctCATCTTCTGTATCTAATTATTCTGTCAGTACAGGCTATAGCAAAAACATATCACAATCTGGGTTGTTTGCTTTTAAATctttaatgatttattattcatgtattttctcAGAGGCTGTACTTATAAGTGGATTGTAAATTGCTGTCAGCTCCAGAACAGTTAAAGCTCAGTCTACAAAGACTTTAGGTTATTATGCTGAGACTAACTTGTAGGTCTTGTGGAGCTCCATGACCTTCTCCTCTAGCTCTTTGGTCTGGTTGGGTGCGAAGCGCAGCTCGCTGATGTAGTCGCTGCCCAGTTCCTCGGGGTCGTAGTCTCCCAGTTCAGACTGCACTGTGTAGGAGCCCAGAACCGTGTGTGTGGCAAAGGAGCAGGGCAGACGGCCTGAAACCACATCATCTCTCAGCTGCAGACAAAGGTAGTACctaagacagaaaacaaaaactgtcaaaatctgttttttcttcaaatcCAACATCTGGATATTTAATACAAATAACCTGCATTCATTTTCCTTAG
It encodes the following:
- the epb41l3b gene encoding band 4.1-like protein 3b — its product is MTTESGADSEAKQPQENKENEKGKAAEPTSPQNQPEQLPAAAGHSTPARKEQEQQEDDVSHRSSTSRLSRSPLRGVKKVKIMQCKITLLDGSDFSLNVEKRAKGQMLFDKVCEHLNLLEKDYFGITYRDVENQKNWLDPSKELKKQIRTGPWNFAFNVKFYPPDPAQLTEDITRYYLCLQLRDDVVSGRLPCSFATHTVLGSYTVQSELGDYDPEELGSDYISELRFAPNQTKELEEKVMELHKTYKGMTPADAEIHFLENAKKLSMYGVDLHHAKDSEGVEIMLGVCASGLLIYRDRLRINRFAWPKILKISYKRNNFYIKIRPGEFEQFESTIGFKLPNHRAAKRLWKVCVEHHTFFRLVSPEVPPKKFLSLGSKFRYSGRTQAQTRRASSQIIRPAPFFERSSSKRYNMSRSLDGAPIMENHETLMKDSAADGAAKVIAKGDIITTVTTEKKAEEEKAEQEDSQVETPEPATPLRQDTKCSPRVHTTDPLRNELSLPSSPVTSTKLRRRRRENARKRASSVSPGKSSPGRRRRQALADRKAALLDEQVLLLSARKQRLEQGKRRGGTLFSFSLHLPDLSSFLDDDGYITFPDLSEMRFLPECAQNFLPIKSPSLIPCFLFIFFFLLSTSFSVPYALTLSFPLALCLCYLEPKAASLTASIAQGYHDHDSSEEEETDSEQTDFAFDGEMTATESEADDDSEMRTQYSFIRRVKGENVFIKHSNLMLEDTASPAEMVKHQTNISELKRSFLETGSSTPGLTEWEKRLSSSPVRSPRADDAPMIEPLEPQDIEQPAEEETDKVVEPKATEAAGYLVKYVVDSIGTDLATSSGPHGISLSTTMDDDVFMDGTLREVEEKTPDSQEDVSERSVLKVSPGAVRQEVSQAISDKKGTLIILKEPEDREEGTETSAVGEKEEPIVPEEAEEAEENEMSPSKEKENITDDTSVVIEAKTEVVKSPKIEIKTDDMTHIKGIDSPKKAMASWISEEVKTEASEINNMSTKEVKEMKTSDALQQKTEIITFEEEQKSNLTQITVSESSTTSFAVSTLGWVPSSEKAPAEPEEKAVVATETEAAPAKSTGPTSPDAVDASTKETPVIHTETKTITYESAEVDTNGDIDPGVLLSAQTITSETTSTTTTTHITKTVKGGISETRIEKRIVITGDADIDHDEALAQAIKEAKEQHPDMSVTKVVVHKETEITPEEGED